In the Candidatus Eisenbacteria bacterium genome, one interval contains:
- a CDS encoding ABC transporter ATP-binding protein codes for MLAIRDVTRRYGDLVALHQVSFDVHPGEVVGLLGANGAGKSTLLRTAAGLQPPDQGLVEVEGIDVWNEPQEAKRRLGYAAEEPSFYEELSADEYLAFIAMLRKLDPSAARRRAHELLDRLGLKGRIDEPVHQFSHGMRKKLSFVAAVLHRPAVLLCDEALDGFDAAGALEAKAELRALAADRAAVLFSSHVTETIERLCDRAVLLHAGRVARQLPRAAWGDPAPGPSPLEREFLAVAGVER; via the coding sequence ATGCTCGCGATTCGCGATGTCACCCGGCGCTATGGAGACCTGGTCGCGCTCCACCAGGTCTCTTTCGACGTCCATCCCGGCGAGGTCGTCGGGTTGCTCGGCGCCAACGGAGCGGGCAAGAGCACGCTGCTCAGAACGGCCGCGGGTCTTCAACCTCCCGATCAAGGTCTCGTGGAGGTCGAAGGGATCGACGTCTGGAACGAACCCCAGGAGGCGAAGCGCCGCCTGGGCTATGCCGCGGAGGAACCCAGTTTCTATGAAGAGCTGTCGGCGGACGAATACCTCGCTTTCATCGCCATGCTGCGCAAGCTCGATCCGAGCGCCGCTCGGCGCCGCGCGCACGAGCTCCTCGACCGTCTCGGACTCAAGGGACGAATCGACGAGCCCGTTCATCAGTTCTCGCATGGCATGCGCAAGAAGCTGTCGTTCGTGGCCGCCGTGCTCCATCGCCCCGCCGTCCTCCTGTGCGACGAAGCGCTCGACGGATTCGATGCCGCCGGAGCTCTCGAGGCCAAGGCCGAGCTCCGTGCTCTGGCGGCCGACCGCGCCGCGGTGCTGTTCTCCAGCCACGTCACCGAGACCATCGAGCGGCTCTGCGACCGCGCGGTCCTGCTCCACGCCGGCCGCGTGGCCCGCCAGCTCCCCCGCGCCGCGTGGGGCGACCCCGCGCCCGGGCC